The following coding sequences are from one Terriglobales bacterium window:
- a CDS encoding GxxExxY protein — translation MNRGDTETRRKLIHEDLTEQIIGAAIEVHRILGPGLLESAYEECLCRELNLRRLSFQRQVEVPVEYKGVKLDCGYRIDLLVEDRVVVELKCVDRVLPVIEAQLLTYMRMLNIESD, via the coding sequence TTGAACCGCGGAGACACGGAGACGCGGAGAAAACTGATTCACGAAGACCTCACCGAGCAAATCATAGGGGCTGCCATCGAGGTGCATCGAATTCTCGGCCCAGGTTTGCTGGAGTCGGCCTACGAGGAGTGCCTGTGCAGGGAGCTAAACCTGCGACGCCTCTCATTTCAACGCCAGGTGGAAGTCCCAGTCGAATACAAGGGAGTGAAACTTGATTGTGGTTACAGGATCGACCTACTGGTCGAAGATCGTGTCGTCGTCGAGCTCAAATGCGTTGATCGTGTCCTGCCCGTGATTGAGGCGCAGCTGTTGACCTACATGCGAATGCTGAACATTGAGTCGGATTGA
- a CDS encoding VWA domain-containing protein yields the protein MRRIRYSKYVPDLASEMSMEDLLQALSDYLLNSGFQDQYFYDMNQQTLEELRQAIEQALMSGDMFDDEQVQQQLEQMQQEGRLDELIEQIIRRMEREDYVSIDQPHEPSQRSSVGGQVGENQAQAKFEITDKSLDFLGYKTLRDLLGSLGKSNFGRHDTRDLATGIEASGASRQYEFGDALNLDITATLSSAIQRDGLKLPLNIEYSDLQVHQCEYQSSCATVMMLDCSHSMILYGEDRFTPAKKVAMALSQLIRTQYPGDSLSLVLFHDSAEEVPLSQLARVKVGPYYTNTREGLRLAQRVLQKQNKDMKQIVMITDGKPSALTLEDGRIYKNAFGLDPLVVSQTLEEVSKCKRAGILINTFMLASDYGLVQFVQKVTEMCRGKAYFTTPYTLGQYLLMDYMSRKTKTIH from the coding sequence ATGCGCCGCATACGCTACAGCAAATACGTCCCCGACCTGGCCTCGGAGATGTCGATGGAGGACCTGCTGCAGGCGCTCTCCGACTATCTGCTGAACTCCGGATTTCAGGACCAATACTTCTACGACATGAACCAGCAGACGCTGGAAGAGCTGCGCCAGGCGATCGAGCAGGCGCTGATGTCGGGCGATATGTTCGACGACGAGCAGGTGCAGCAGCAGCTCGAGCAGATGCAGCAGGAAGGGCGGCTCGACGAGCTGATCGAGCAGATCATCCGGCGAATGGAGCGGGAGGATTACGTCTCCATTGACCAGCCGCACGAGCCGTCGCAGCGGTCGAGCGTCGGCGGACAGGTGGGCGAGAACCAGGCGCAGGCGAAGTTCGAGATCACCGACAAGAGCCTCGACTTCCTTGGCTACAAGACGCTGCGCGACCTGCTCGGGTCGCTGGGCAAGTCGAATTTCGGGCGGCACGACACGCGCGACCTGGCGACGGGCATTGAGGCTTCGGGCGCGTCGCGGCAGTACGAATTCGGCGACGCGCTGAACCTCGACATCACCGCCACGCTCTCGAGCGCCATCCAGCGCGACGGGCTGAAGCTGCCGCTGAACATCGAGTACTCTGACCTGCAGGTGCACCAGTGCGAGTACCAGTCGTCGTGCGCGACCGTGATGATGCTCGATTGCTCGCACTCCATGATCCTGTACGGCGAAGACCGCTTCACGCCGGCGAAAAAAGTGGCGATGGCGCTCTCGCAGCTGATCCGCACGCAGTATCCGGGCGATTCGCTGTCGCTCGTCCTGTTTCACGACTCGGCCGAAGAAGTGCCGCTCTCGCAACTGGCGCGCGTCAAAGTCGGACCGTACTACACCAACACGCGCGAGGGGCTGCGCCTGGCGCAGCGCGTGCTGCAGAAGCAGAACAAGGACATGAAGCAGATCGTGATGATCACCGACGGCAAGCCCTCGGCGCTCACGCTCGAAGACGGCCGCATCTACAAGAACGCCTTCGGCCTGGATCCGCTGGTGGTGAGCCAGACGCTGGAAGAAGTTTCAAAGTGCAAGCGAGCGGGAATTCTGATTAACACCTTCATGCTGGCGTCGGATTACGGACTGGTGCAGTTCGTCCAGAAGGTGACCGAGATGTGCCGCGGGAAGGCGTACTTCACCACGCCCTACACGCTGGGGCAGTACCTGCTGATGGACTACATGAGCAGGAAGACCAAGACGATCCACTGA
- a CDS encoding CDGSH iron-sulfur domain-containing protein produces the protein MAEVKITVRPNGPYRVEAPIGSVKLVDANGNEYDLSAKVKDGQQAFSLCRCGASVNKPFCDGTHSRIGFQAAEAAVRAEETGQPPKA, from the coding sequence ATGGCAGAGGTGAAGATCACCGTCCGCCCCAACGGCCCGTATCGCGTGGAGGCCCCCATCGGCAGCGTCAAACTGGTTGACGCCAACGGAAACGAATACGACCTGAGCGCCAAGGTCAAAGACGGCCAGCAGGCATTCTCGCTCTGCCGCTGCGGCGCATCGGTCAACAAGCCGTTCTGCGACGGAACTCACTCCAGGATTGGCTTCCAGGCGGCCGAGGCGGCGGTTCGGGCGGAAGAGACGGGGCAGCCGCCAAAAGCGTAG
- a CDS encoding Mrp/NBP35 family ATP-binding protein: MQPPTPQPLPGVGSIIAVGSGKGGVGKTTVAVNLALALAKLGFKTGLLDADVYGPNVPLMMGATATPVVNAENRIIPLDQHGVRLLSVGLLNPGDRPLIWRGPMLHSIIRQFLQQVNWGQLDYLVVDLPPGTGDVALSLIQTVPLTGAIVVSTPSDVSLQDARKAIEMFRQVKVDILGIVENMSHFVCPHCHQEIDIFSKGGAERTAGAFGLAFLGRVALDPAVRAGGDSGHPVALAGEDEHAKSFFDLARRVDERVREIKSRPSESVVEIQ; encoded by the coding sequence ATGCAGCCACCTACGCCGCAGCCGCTGCCTGGCGTGGGGAGCATCATTGCGGTCGGATCGGGGAAGGGCGGCGTGGGCAAGACCACCGTCGCGGTGAATCTCGCCCTGGCGCTGGCGAAGCTGGGCTTCAAGACCGGGTTGCTCGACGCCGACGTATACGGCCCCAACGTTCCGCTGATGATGGGCGCAACGGCGACCCCGGTGGTGAACGCTGAAAACCGCATCATCCCGCTGGACCAGCACGGCGTGCGCCTGCTGTCGGTGGGCCTGCTGAATCCGGGCGACCGGCCGCTGATCTGGCGCGGGCCCATGCTGCACTCCATCATCCGGCAGTTCCTGCAGCAGGTGAATTGGGGCCAACTCGATTATCTCGTGGTCGACCTGCCTCCGGGCACGGGTGACGTGGCGCTGTCGCTCATCCAGACCGTGCCGCTCACGGGCGCGATCGTGGTCTCCACGCCGTCCGACGTGTCGTTGCAGGACGCGCGCAAGGCGATCGAAATGTTTCGCCAGGTGAAGGTGGACATTCTCGGCATCGTCGAGAACATGAGCCACTTCGTTTGCCCGCATTGCCACCAGGAGATCGACATCTTTTCCAAGGGCGGAGCCGAGCGCACGGCGGGCGCCTTCGGACTGGCCTTCCTGGGACGAGTGGCGCTCGATCCAGCGGTGCGGGCCGGCGGCGATTCGGGGCATCCGGTGGCGCTGGCCGGCGAGGACGAGCACGCGAAGTCATTCTTCGACCTGGCGCGTCGGGTGGACGAGCGCGTGCGCGAGATCAAGTCGCGGCCGAGCGAGAGCGTGGTCGAAATCCAATGA